A stretch of Pomacea canaliculata isolate SZHN2017 linkage group LG6, ASM307304v1, whole genome shotgun sequence DNA encodes these proteins:
- the LOC112566979 gene encoding cytochrome P450 2U1-like → MMGTELLPEIPSVLLLVVVAVVSLWWLSTRRPSGVPPGPGFTLPVLGHLHLLRSDPRQTFAAWRRQYGDVFSLYMGSRLVVVLNGYKVIKDSLVKHADAFSDRPHFPVLDSIKSKGQRWNGKYFYPISFTLFRSYMESSKKDDLEILREFGMGKNILAEKIQEEVIEYLKALAGKKGQPQELTRMTQVSVSNNICSIVFGQRFEYEDPVFKRYMQAVDENIQGGGSVSLVQSFPILRFIPGDPFGMKKMYENISMVLNTLVKPFVDRHIKDYDENSVDDFISAYLREIRKGQQKPVAEFVNEVNLWKVILDLFGAGTETTSTSIRWTIAYFLHHPDVQDKCYEEIRRVVGTERAPTIRDRSDLLYLEATILEVMRYSSIVPFSVPHSTACDVEFSGYRIPSGTYIIPNLYSVLHAPEIWGDPDNFRPERFIGQDGKLLRFEEFIPFSLGRRVCLGEALAKMELFLYLAAMIQRFRFLPPETGELPSLQGNLGIVETPKPYMVRAVPRE, encoded by the exons ATGATGGGAACAGAACTGCTGCCGGAGATTCCAAGCGTCTTGCTGCTGGTTGTTGTGGCGGTGGTCTCACTGTGGTGGTTGTCAACACGACGGCCATCAGGAGTGCCTCCAGGACCTGGCTTTACTCTTCCGGTGCTGGGTCATCTGCATCTTTTGAGGTCAGATCCCCGTCAAACATTTGCAGCATGGCGGCGACAGTACGGTGATGTGTTCAGTCTGTACATGGGCAGCCgcctggtggtggtgctcaacGGTTACAAGGTCATCAAGGACTCGTTGGTCAAACACGCCGACGCCTTTTCGGACAGACCACACTTTCCTGTGTTAGACAGCATTAAGAGTAAAGGTCAGAGATGGAATGGGAAATATTTTTACCCAATATCCTTTACGCTT TTCCGGTCCTATATGGAAAGCTCAAAGAAAGACGACTTAGAGATTCTACGAGAATTCGGCATGGGCAAGAACATCCTGGCTGAAAAGATTCAGGAGGAGGTCATTGAGTATCTCAAGGCCCTCGCCGGAAAGAAAGGTCAACCCCAGGAACTTACTCGAATGACTCAGGTCAGCGTGTCTAACAACATCTGCTCCATCGTCTTTGGCCAACGTTTCGAGTACGAAGACCCTGTTTTCAAACGATACATGCAAGCTGTCGATGAAAACATTCAAGGAGGAGGTTCAGTGTCCCTCGTTCAATCATTTCCTATTTTACGGTTCATTCCTGGTGATCCGTTTGGAATGAAAAAGATGTATGAAAATATCTCCATGGTTCTGAACACACTTGTGAAACCTTTTGTTGATCGGCACATCAAGGACTACGATGAGAATTCAGTGGACGACTTTATTAGCGCTTATCTCCGGGAGATTAGAAAAGGGCAGCAGAAACCAGTGGCTGAGTTTGTCAACG AGGTAAACCTGTGGAAAGTTATCCTCGACTTGTTCGGGGCGGGAACCGAGACAACATCGACATCTATCCGCTGGACCATCGCCTACTTCCTTCATCACCCTGACGTGCAGGACAAGTGTTACGAGGAGATCCGCAGAGTTGTCGGGACTGAGCGAGCGCCCACTATTCGTGACAGGTCAGACCTACTCTACCTGGAGGCCACCATCTTGGAAGTCATGCGCTATTCTAGCATCGTTCCTTTCAGCGTTCCACACAGCACCGCGTGTGATGTAGAATTCAGCGGGTACAGGATCCCCAGTGGCACCTACATCATCCCTAATCTGTACTCTGTCCTACACGCCCCGGAAATCTGGGGAGATCCCGACAACTTCCGTCCCGAGAGGTTCATCGGACAAGATGGCAAACTACTACGATTTGAAGAATTTATTCCGTTTTCACTTG GACGACGAGTGTGTCTGGGGGAGGCGTTGGCGAAGATGGAGCTGTTCTTGTACCTGGCCGCCATGATACAGCGCTTCCGCTTTCTGCCACCGGAAACTGGAGAGCTGCCATCTTTGCAGGGAAATCTTGGAATTGTGGAAACTCCAAAACCCTATATGGTTCGTGCTGTCCCCAGGGAATGA